One region of Flavobacterium sp. KACC 22763 genomic DNA includes:
- a CDS encoding M17 family peptidase N-terminal domain-containing protein — protein sequence MKTNTSKYSFRYSYLMLLIITFAGSLSNNAFAQTASIGSTVTWGKVDGIAVNGLVQGPSAAEADLQVACVFEYTEGDIFNPPALPANLNGMVHLDDALKGIITELRKSGKFTGHSLETLLITPPKGTLASKQLLLIGLGDRNKFTPDVMISVGSTAMREALRLGVSNYSFASDIKDAGIDSPTALVAENVVLGSFEAYRTQSYLKEKKLTDYKPLTKIILLAGPAYYTVAGEGIKEAIAKLNSK from the coding sequence ATGAAAACAAACACTTCAAAATATAGCTTTAGATATTCTTATCTGATGCTTCTAATTATAACATTTGCAGGCTCACTTAGTAACAATGCATTTGCACAAACCGCTTCAATTGGTTCTACAGTAACTTGGGGGAAAGTAGACGGAATTGCAGTTAACGGATTGGTTCAAGGGCCATCTGCAGCAGAAGCTGATTTACAAGTTGCCTGCGTTTTTGAATATACAGAAGGTGATATTTTTAACCCTCCTGCTCTTCCTGCAAACCTAAACGGAATGGTGCATTTAGACGATGCTTTAAAAGGCATTATTACAGAATTAAGAAAAAGCGGCAAATTTACAGGACATTCTCTAGAAACTTTATTGATTACGCCTCCAAAAGGCACTTTGGCATCCAAACAATTATTATTAATCGGATTAGGAGATCGTAATAAATTCACGCCCGATGTAATGATTAGTGTTGGAAGTACTGCGATGCGCGAAGCCTTACGTTTAGGCGTTTCAAATTATTCTTTTGCAAGCGATATTAAAGATGCAGGAATTGATTCTCCAACTGCTTTAGTAGCCGAAAATGTAGTTTTAGGTTCATTTGAAGCCTATAGAACTCAATCTTATTTAAAAGAAAAAAAGTTAACGGATTATAAGCCTTTAACAAAAATTATTCTTCTTGCAGGCCCTGCATATTATACTGTTGCAGGAGAAGGAATTAAAGAAGCAATTGCAAAATTAAACTCTAAATAA
- a CDS encoding alpha/beta fold hydrolase — protein sequence MSTFTVKDGAEIYYKDWGKGQPIVFHHGWPLSSDDWDAQMMFFLQKGYRVIAHDRRGHGRSSQTSEGNNMETYASDIAQLVEALDLKDAIHVGHSTGGGEVIRYAAKYGKGRISKAVIISAVPPIMVQSESNPEGVPLSVFDEIRKGTAFTRSQYFYDFPIPFYGWNREGQTVQEGIKQNWWRQGMMGSVLAHYEGIKAFSETDFREDLKSLDIPVLVLHGEDDQIVPYHQAPKSAALLKNGKLISYPGFPHGMPTTEAETINNDILAFIK from the coding sequence ATGAGCACATTTACAGTAAAAGACGGAGCAGAAATTTATTACAAAGATTGGGGAAAAGGACAGCCAATTGTTTTTCATCACGGATGGCCTTTATCAAGCGATGATTGGGACGCACAGATGATGTTTTTTCTTCAAAAAGGATATAGAGTTATTGCCCACGATCGCCGCGGACACGGGCGTTCAAGCCAAACTTCTGAAGGAAATAACATGGAAACTTACGCATCTGATATCGCTCAATTAGTTGAGGCTCTTGATTTAAAAGATGCTATTCACGTTGGTCACTCAACAGGAGGCGGTGAAGTAATTCGTTATGCAGCAAAATACGGAAAAGGACGTATCTCAAAAGCAGTAATCATCAGCGCTGTACCGCCAATTATGGTGCAAAGCGAATCGAATCCTGAAGGTGTGCCTTTGTCTGTTTTTGACGAAATTAGAAAAGGGACAGCTTTTACTAGATCACAATATTTTTATGATTTTCCAATTCCTTTTTATGGATGGAACCGTGAAGGCCAAACAGTTCAAGAAGGAATTAAGCAAAATTGGTGGCGTCAAGGAATGATGGGTTCTGTTTTGGCTCATTATGAAGGAATTAAAGCTTTCTCTGAAACCGATTTTAGAGAAGATCTTAAAAGTTTGGATATTCCAGTTTTGGTTTTGCACGGAGAAGATGACCAGATAGTTCCTTATCACCAAGCACCAAAATCGGCTGCATTGCTGAAAAACGGAAAATTGATCTCGTACCCAGGATTTCCTCATGGAATGCCAACTACAGAAGCAGAAACAATCAACAATGATATTCTAGCTTTTATAAAATAA
- a CDS encoding cytochrome-c peroxidase — MKKIVSFIIIIIFFASCSSSDSDETYFDNPELSLHIPTDFPEVNSYVSLNKPTKYGVELGEKLFSDKRFSADNTISCSSCHIQGNAFADHNARAIGIEGRVGLRNAPPLQNLMFLKFFNWDGSRLQLETQPLVPIITHEEMDSSILEVIGKIKDDASYKDLFKKAFGDQEITADRIYKSIAQFEYTLISANSKYDKVKRKEGQSFTESEAAGYATFQQKCASCHSTELFTDQSFRNIGFPLNTDSNEAGRGRVTGISSDFMSFRVPSLRNVEYTAPYGSFGQFETLKSVLDYFDNGVLEAENLDPIFKNNGNRIPLTEQEKENLLAFMKTLSDKEFTGN; from the coding sequence ATGAAAAAAATAGTCAGTTTCATTATAATCATAATCTTTTTCGCTTCTTGCAGCAGTAGCGATTCTGATGAAACTTATTTTGATAATCCTGAGCTTTCATTGCATATTCCGACTGATTTTCCAGAAGTAAACAGTTATGTGAGTTTGAACAAGCCTACAAAATATGGCGTTGAATTGGGCGAAAAACTTTTCTCTGACAAAAGATTTAGCGCAGACAATACGATTTCGTGTTCAAGCTGTCATATTCAAGGAAATGCTTTTGCAGATCATAATGCACGAGCAATTGGCATTGAAGGAAGAGTTGGACTTAGAAATGCGCCACCGCTTCAGAATTTAATGTTTCTAAAGTTCTTTAATTGGGATGGAAGCAGGCTGCAGTTGGAAACACAACCTTTAGTACCAATTATTACCCACGAAGAAATGGATTCTTCGATTCTGGAAGTGATCGGAAAAATTAAAGACGATGCATCTTATAAAGACTTATTCAAAAAAGCTTTTGGAGATCAAGAAATTACTGCTGACAGGATTTATAAAAGTATTGCTCAGTTTGAATACACATTAATTTCTGCTAACAGCAAATACGATAAAGTGAAACGAAAAGAAGGTCAGTCTTTTACAGAAAGTGAAGCGGCGGGTTACGCAACGTTTCAGCAGAAATGCGCCAGCTGTCATAGTACAGAATTGTTTACAGACCAGAGTTTTAGAAATATTGGTTTTCCTTTAAACACAGATTCTAACGAGGCGGGAAGAGGAAGAGTAACAGGAATTTCGTCTGATTTTATGAGTTTTAGGGTTCCTAGTCTGCGTAACGTTGAATATACAGCCCCTTACGGTAGTTTTGGTCAGTTCGAGACTCTAAAATCTGTTTTGGATTATTTTGATAATGGTGTTTTGGAAGCAGAAAATCTAGATCCTATTTTTAAGAATAATGGCAATAGAATTCCGCTTACCGAACAAGAAAAAGAGAATCTTCTTGCATTTATGAAAACCCTGAGCGACAAAGAATTTACAGGAAACTAA
- a CDS encoding alginate export family protein: MLESAKSILSKILFICIASFLLIGNTASAQNFKLLRYDENYEFLKDSNRNFYERLKFIPLNQKKDIYMSIGGEARYEYVDFNNEDWGRFNVGHNNFLLQRYDLHADIHLGKTFRIFAQLRSALEDGRTNGARGIDEDQLNVQNLFLDVNVWQQKDKKITIRAGRQELDYGSGRLISVREGPNARLYFTGGKLMYTSSRVSVDAFAMMADTVYTGVFDNKMSKQLNLWGAYSKIIFPKAGNLDLYYLGFRRDASVFEEGIAPERRHTIGSRLWKYGGGFIYNLEAAYQFGTFGSGDINAWTGSIDIGYMFENVKFKPTINLRNDYISGDKNQGNGNLQTFNPLYPKGGYFGFSPQVGPVNLIDIHPYATFDLLSNLKMQVDVVLNWRYSTQDGVYRPSGILNLRGSDSDEKYIGTAYLANFTYGINKYISVVSGIQYFKTGAFINDVIPNSKDGVFFNARLTFKF; encoded by the coding sequence ATGTTGGAATCAGCAAAATCCATATTATCCAAAATCCTTTTCATATGTATTGCTTCTTTTCTTTTAATAGGAAACACGGCATCGGCTCAAAACTTCAAGCTACTCCGTTACGATGAAAATTATGAATTTTTAAAAGATTCAAATCGAAACTTTTATGAACGATTAAAATTCATTCCATTAAATCAAAAGAAAGACATTTATATGTCAATTGGTGGTGAAGCTCGATATGAATATGTTGATTTCAACAATGAAGACTGGGGAAGATTTAATGTCGGACATAACAATTTCCTACTCCAGCGCTACGATCTTCATGCCGATATTCATTTAGGAAAAACCTTTAGAATATTTGCCCAATTAAGAAGTGCCTTAGAAGACGGTCGTACAAACGGAGCGCGCGGAATCGACGAAGATCAGCTGAATGTTCAGAATTTATTTTTGGATGTGAATGTCTGGCAGCAAAAAGATAAAAAAATAACGATCCGTGCCGGAAGACAAGAATTAGATTATGGCTCTGGAAGATTGATTTCTGTGCGAGAAGGTCCAAATGCAAGGCTTTATTTTACAGGAGGAAAACTAATGTATACTTCGTCAAGAGTATCTGTTGATGCTTTTGCGATGATGGCAGATACTGTTTATACAGGCGTTTTTGATAACAAAATGTCTAAACAGCTCAACCTTTGGGGAGCTTATTCTAAAATAATATTTCCGAAAGCAGGAAATCTCGATCTGTATTATCTCGGGTTCAGAAGAGATGCTTCTGTTTTTGAAGAAGGAATTGCTCCCGAAAGACGCCATACAATAGGTTCTAGATTATGGAAATACGGCGGCGGTTTTATTTACAATCTAGAAGCAGCGTATCAGTTTGGAACATTCGGATCGGGAGATATCAACGCTTGGACAGGATCTATCGATATTGGATACATGTTTGAAAATGTAAAATTCAAACCAACCATAAACCTTCGAAATGATTATATCTCAGGAGATAAAAATCAAGGTAACGGAAATCTCCAAACTTTTAATCCGCTATATCCAAAAGGAGGTTATTTTGGTTTTAGTCCGCAGGTTGGGCCAGTAAACCTTATCGATATTCATCCGTATGCCACATTTGATTTACTTTCAAATTTAAAGATGCAGGTCGATGTAGTTTTAAATTGGAGATATTCAACACAAGATGGAGTTTACAGACCAAGCGGTATTTTAAACCTTCGCGGAAGCGATTCTGATGAGAAATATATTGGAACGGCTTATCTCGCCAATTTTACATACGGTATCAACAAATATATTTCGGTTGTCAGCGGTATTCAGTACTTCAAAACAGGAGCTTTTATCAATGATGTCATTCCGAATTCTAAAGACGGCGTTTTCTTTAATGCCAGATTAACATTTAAGTTTTAA
- a CDS encoding hydrolase, with translation MKPSSNLLTPDNHALVLIDFEGQMAFATVNLPVHELRTNVAIVSGASKIFNVATVVTTVAEESFSGPVFPEVEEFYPIATSGYIDRTTMNTWEDENAYKAIVAKNKKKLVLAGLWTSVCIVGPAMSAIEEGYEVYIITDACGDVSKEAHERAVQRMVQAGAIPITSIQYLLELQRDWAREATYGPVTSLMKKYGGSYGLGIQYAHKMLKH, from the coding sequence ATGAAACCATCCTCTAACTTATTAACTCCAGACAATCACGCTTTAGTCTTAATCGATTTTGAAGGGCAAATGGCTTTTGCTACAGTCAATCTTCCTGTACACGAATTACGTACCAATGTGGCAATCGTTTCTGGAGCATCAAAAATCTTCAATGTAGCAACAGTGGTAACTACAGTTGCAGAAGAAAGTTTTTCAGGTCCTGTTTTCCCTGAAGTTGAAGAATTTTATCCAATTGCTACTTCTGGATATATTGACAGAACCACTATGAATACTTGGGAAGATGAAAACGCTTACAAAGCTATTGTAGCGAAAAACAAAAAGAAACTCGTTCTAGCTGGTTTATGGACAAGCGTTTGTATTGTTGGGCCTGCAATGTCGGCTATTGAAGAAGGTTACGAAGTTTACATTATTACAGATGCTTGCGGCGATGTAAGCAAAGAAGCTCACGAACGTGCTGTACAGAGAATGGTGCAAGCCGGTGCAATTCCTATTACTTCTATCCAGTATTTGTTAGAACTTCAAAGAGACTGGGCGCGCGAAGCTACTTATGGACCTGTAACTTCTCTAATGAAAAAATATGGCGGTTCTTACGGTTTAGGCATTCAGTACGCACACAAGATGCTAAAACACTAA
- a CDS encoding phosphoribosylpyrophosphate synthetase, whose product MSSLQQPYFETVTEALQWLNGQGFTENFNLDSDCIRYNNNTLSMSPEDFKIEYLFRFEGDTDPGDEDIVYGIISDIYNVKGVLTSAFGIYADSVSAEMIKKLSTH is encoded by the coding sequence ATGAGTTCACTACAACAACCCTATTTTGAAACCGTTACAGAAGCTTTGCAATGGCTGAATGGACAAGGTTTTACAGAAAACTTTAATCTCGATTCAGATTGTATACGATACAATAACAATACGCTTAGTATGTCTCCTGAAGATTTCAAAATTGAGTATTTATTTCGTTTTGAAGGCGATACTGATCCTGGCGATGAAGACATTGTGTACGGCATAATCTCTGACATTTACAATGTAAAAGGTGTTCTAACTAGCGCCTTTGGAATTTATGCAGACTCTGTTTCTGCCGAAATGATTAAAAAGCTTTCTACACACTAA
- a CDS encoding amidohydrolase — MKADLILFKGKIHSFNPETPDVTAVAIKDGKFIAVGNDSDIMSFASEETKIIDLQNKRVVPGINDSHIHLIRGGLNYNLELRWDGVPSLADALRMLKEQVDRTPNPQWVRVVGGWSEFQFAERRMPTLEEINAIAPDTPVFILHLYDRAIMNRAALRAVGYNKNTPAPPGGQIERDSNGEPTGLIIATPNAMILYSTLAKGPTLSYEHQINSTRHFMKELNRFGITSVIDAGGGFQNFPDDYKVVNELNEKKQLTVRIAYNLFTQKPKHEFEDFSDWIDTVKLYQGNDMYRHNGAGEMLVFSAADFEDFLQPRPDLPENMEADLEKVVRLLVENRWPFRLHATYNESITRFLNVFEKINQDIPFNGLPWIFDHAETIDERNIERVKALGGGIAIQSRMAYQGEYFTDRYGAKAAENTPPIKKMLEMEVPVGAGSDATRVSSYNPWVSMYWMTVGKTVGGLQLYNETRLNRQTALELYTRGSAWFSQEQTKKGDIKVGMFADLVVLDRDYFTIEDEDIKKIEADLTIVDGKIVYANGDFSSFSPPHIPILPDWSPTNIYNGYPMRSGLQSAIEKNAKADAKPKLTSQIHSCSGSCDVHLHNHDAARLSNVPVNNYNAFWGALGCSCFAF; from the coding sequence ATGAAAGCAGATTTAATTTTATTCAAGGGAAAAATTCATAGTTTCAATCCAGAAACTCCAGATGTAACAGCAGTTGCTATTAAGGACGGAAAATTTATTGCCGTTGGAAATGACAGCGACATTATGAGTTTTGCATCTGAAGAAACCAAAATAATTGATCTTCAGAATAAAAGAGTCGTTCCTGGAATCAACGATTCGCACATTCACCTTATTCGAGGCGGATTAAATTATAATCTTGAACTACGTTGGGATGGCGTTCCTTCTTTGGCAGATGCGCTTCGAATGCTGAAAGAGCAAGTAGATCGCACGCCAAATCCGCAATGGGTTCGTGTTGTTGGCGGTTGGTCTGAATTTCAATTTGCTGAACGCAGAATGCCAACCTTAGAAGAAATCAATGCTATTGCGCCAGATACTCCTGTTTTTATTCTGCATCTATACGACAGAGCCATTATGAACAGAGCGGCGTTGAGAGCGGTTGGATACAACAAAAATACTCCTGCCCCTCCAGGCGGACAAATAGAACGCGATTCAAACGGAGAACCAACAGGACTTATTATTGCAACGCCAAATGCAATGATTTTGTATTCGACTTTGGCTAAAGGCCCTACTCTTTCGTATGAACATCAGATTAATTCAACTCGTCATTTCATGAAAGAGCTGAATCGTTTCGGAATCACAAGTGTCATTGATGCTGGTGGCGGATTTCAGAATTTTCCAGACGATTATAAAGTGGTTAATGAATTGAACGAAAAGAAACAATTGACGGTTAGAATAGCCTACAATCTTTTCACACAAAAACCAAAACACGAATTTGAAGATTTCTCCGATTGGATTGATACTGTAAAATTATATCAAGGAAACGATATGTACCGCCACAACGGTGCTGGCGAAATGTTAGTTTTCTCTGCAGCCGATTTTGAAGATTTTCTACAGCCAAGACCAGATCTTCCAGAAAACATGGAAGCAGATTTAGAAAAAGTGGTTCGCCTTTTAGTAGAAAACCGTTGGCCATTTAGACTGCACGCAACTTACAATGAAAGTATTACCAGATTTCTGAATGTTTTCGAAAAAATCAATCAAGACATTCCTTTCAACGGACTTCCTTGGATATTTGACCACGCAGAAACTATTGATGAAAGAAACATCGAACGTGTAAAAGCTTTAGGAGGTGGAATCGCTATACAAAGCAGAATGGCTTATCAAGGTGAATATTTTACTGATCGTTACGGTGCAAAAGCAGCAGAAAACACACCGCCAATTAAGAAAATGCTCGAAATGGAAGTTCCTGTTGGCGCGGGTTCAGACGCTACACGTGTAAGCAGTTATAATCCATGGGTTTCTATGTATTGGATGACCGTTGGAAAAACTGTTGGCGGATTACAATTATACAATGAAACCAGATTGAACAGGCAAACTGCTTTAGAATTATATACCAGAGGAAGCGCATGGTTTTCGCAAGAACAAACTAAAAAAGGAGATATCAAAGTAGGAATGTTTGCCGATTTGGTGGTTCTCGACCGCGATTATTTTACAATTGAGGACGAAGACATCAAAAAAATCGAAGCTGACTTAACCATCGTAGACGGAAAAATTGTGTATGCCAATGGAGATTTTTCTTCTTTCTCCCCGCCTCATATTCCGATTCTGCCAGATTGGTCGCCAACGAATATTTATAACGGATATCCTATGAGAAGCGGTCTGCAAAGTGCTATTGAAAAAAATGCGAAAGCAGATGCAAAACCAAAATTAACATCGCAAATTCATAGTTGT
- a CDS encoding MbnP family protein, with the protein METLKKYFLLLAAALTFASCSNDDNSPAANNLTLEFNNTFKDKTIVLGDATSASATSNTSAVGQIHHFSEVKYVISNIRLIKDDGSEVPYNVNDLDKGATVIDQAKTASLSYVLSNVPSATYKQIKFGLGIKTEQNTLDQTRFPKFYAAAGANDTAMMWEWGTGYRFTKVEGFYDADNKVMSIHTGSTIAGTEGAYTQGVNAYRDVTLSLTTNAVVGNKAPKIKIKADFDKLLSGKINTITLSTGTGMGDNATPNVHTAAQMVKFVDNLGGNGTNDISGMFSVTSVEN; encoded by the coding sequence ATGGAAACTTTAAAAAAATACTTTTTATTATTGGCAGCAGCACTAACATTTGCATCATGTTCAAATGATGATAATAGTCCCGCAGCAAACAATCTAACATTGGAATTCAATAATACATTTAAAGACAAAACAATTGTTTTAGGAGATGCGACTTCGGCTTCTGCAACGTCAAACACTTCTGCAGTAGGACAAATTCACCATTTCTCTGAGGTAAAATATGTAATCAGTAACATTCGTCTAATAAAAGATGATGGAAGCGAAGTGCCTTACAATGTAAATGATTTGGATAAAGGTGCGACAGTAATCGACCAAGCAAAAACAGCTTCTTTAAGTTATGTTTTGAGTAATGTGCCATCTGCGACGTACAAGCAGATTAAATTTGGTTTAGGAATCAAAACAGAACAAAATACATTAGACCAAACAAGATTTCCTAAATTTTATGCAGCTGCTGGAGCTAATGATACAGCAATGATGTGGGAGTGGGGAACAGGATACCGCTTTACAAAAGTAGAAGGATTTTATGATGCAGATAATAAAGTAATGTCTATTCATACCGGAAGTACTATTGCTGGAACAGAAGGTGCTTATACTCAAGGTGTAAATGCCTATAGAGATGTTACATTAAGTCTTACTACAAATGCTGTAGTTGGAAATAAAGCTCCGAAAATCAAAATTAAAGCTGATTTTGATAAGCTATTGAGTGGAAAAATCAATACAATTACATTATCAACAGGAACAGGAATGGGTGATAATGCCACTCCAAATGTGCATACTGCTGCACAAATGGTAAAATTTGTGGACAATCTGGGAGGAAACGGAACAAATGATATTTCAGGAATGTTTTCTGTAACTAGCGTAGAAAACTAA
- a CDS encoding TonB-dependent receptor plug domain-containing protein → MKYIIMLLFLGLSVTAQNQHAHHDSIKNLGEVTVKNRTKKKIETEMKMAVSVDEFLSSSENISFIKRGAYAWEPLLNNMSTERSTVTIDGMHVFGACTDKMDPITSYVESNNLAAIDIKSGQEGSLHGSTIAGSIDLKRKSTPFGLQKKWNGAYQTGFEFNNKQFFNLGNISYSGTKFVADGSISYRTADNYYDGNNNEVKHSQYNKFNTSLGLAYKTSDLSSLRLDAIFDVAKDVGYPALPMDLWLSRALITSASYKQLFEEGLVRVVDTKIYFNAIEHYMDDTTRPENLVHMDMPGWSTTYGLVSKANLKKNNYSSEIQLNAYDNLSIAEMRMYPQDRSKRTMFAYSWPWVTTRFAGLSMNNSWELSEKSTVNLGGSLGVNYNYSKYIEFNWIFHPGAPQEKTRFLPSLNASYQLNVDQFNFSVGTGYGHRAPSVSEGYGYYIYNSFDRYDYIGDPNLKNEISYEGNASAGFKNERLSIQGKINYFYIDNYIIGKILSLGSPMNYQSVGVKGYTSLDYATLLNISANVSYDILEHLHWKGTLTYARGMDNKGGNLPFIRPLSYVTSLHYMYKNFGIQTSVNGDFEQINYSPEYGEDLTAAYAIWNISANYSFTINKVRSTIQIGAENVLNEYYSTYADWGNIPRMGRNIFTSLKLNF, encoded by the coding sequence ATGAAATATATTATAATGCTGCTTTTTTTGGGATTGTCAGTAACAGCTCAAAATCAGCATGCACATCACGACAGCATCAAAAACTTAGGAGAAGTAACAGTAAAAAATAGGACGAAAAAGAAAATTGAGACAGAAATGAAAATGGCCGTTTCTGTTGATGAATTTTTGTCATCATCGGAGAATATCAGTTTTATAAAACGTGGAGCTTATGCGTGGGAACCTTTGTTGAACAACATGAGCACAGAACGTTCTACAGTTACCATTGACGGAATGCATGTTTTTGGCGCTTGTACCGATAAAATGGATCCGATTACGTCTTATGTAGAAAGTAATAATCTTGCGGCAATTGATATTAAATCGGGACAGGAGGGAAGTCTGCATGGTTCAACCATCGCGGGAAGTATCGATTTAAAAAGAAAAAGCACGCCGTTTGGTCTTCAAAAGAAATGGAATGGAGCGTATCAGACAGGATTTGAGTTTAATAATAAGCAGTTTTTCAATTTAGGAAATATCTCTTATTCGGGAACTAAGTTTGTGGCAGACGGAAGCATTTCGTACCGAACTGCCGATAATTACTATGACGGAAATAACAATGAAGTGAAGCATTCGCAATATAATAAATTCAACACTTCATTGGGATTGGCGTATAAAACAAGCGATTTATCATCATTACGATTAGACGCGATTTTTGATGTGGCAAAAGATGTAGGTTATCCCGCTTTGCCAATGGATTTATGGCTTTCGCGCGCACTGATTACTTCGGCTTCTTATAAACAATTGTTTGAAGAAGGATTGGTTAGAGTAGTAGATACAAAAATATATTTTAATGCCATTGAGCATTATATGGATGATACAACGCGACCAGAAAATTTAGTTCACATGGATATGCCGGGCTGGAGCACGACTTACGGATTGGTTTCTAAAGCCAATTTGAAAAAGAATAATTATTCGTCTGAAATTCAGTTGAATGCTTACGATAATTTATCGATTGCAGAAATGCGCATGTATCCGCAAGACAGAAGCAAAAGAACAATGTTTGCGTATAGTTGGCCTTGGGTGACGACTCGTTTTGCTGGACTTTCTATGAATAATTCTTGGGAACTTTCGGAAAAAAGCACCGTGAATTTGGGAGGTTCTTTAGGAGTGAATTACAATTATTCTAAATATATAGAATTCAACTGGATTTTTCACCCTGGCGCACCTCAGGAAAAAACGAGATTTCTGCCAAGTTTAAATGCCAGTTATCAGTTAAATGTTGACCAGTTTAATTTCTCTGTAGGAACAGGCTACGGTCATAGAGCGCCTTCTGTTTCTGAAGGTTACGGATATTACATTTACAATAGTTTTGACCGTTATGATTACATCGGAGATCCGAATCTGAAAAATGAAATTTCGTATGAAGGAAATGCAAGCGCAGGTTTTAAAAACGAAAGATTAAGCATTCAAGGGAAAATTAATTACTTCTACATTGATAATTATATAATTGGTAAAATCTTGAGTTTAGGTAGCCCAATGAATTATCAGTCGGTTGGTGTAAAAGGATATACTTCTCTAGATTATGCTACACTTTTAAACATATCTGCCAATGTGAGCTATGATATTTTGGAACACTTGCACTGGAAAGGAACGCTTACTTATGCTCGTGGAATGGATAATAAAGGAGGAAATCTGCCATTTATTCGTCCCTTGAGTTATGTGACTTCATTGCATTATATGTATAAAAATTTCGGAATCCAGACTTCTGTAAATGGCGATTTTGAGCAGATTAATTACAGTCCAGAATATGGAGAAGATTTAACGGCTGCTTATGCCATTTGGAATATTTCTGCCAATTATTCTTTTACAATCAATAAAGTGAGAAGCACGATACAGATTGGCGCAGAGAATGTATTAAACGAATATTACAGCACGTATGCCGATTGGGGAAATATCCCAAGAATGGGACGCAATATTTTCACGTCTTTAAAATTGAATTTCTAA